A DNA window from Anaerocolumna sp. AGMB13020 contains the following coding sequences:
- a CDS encoding DUF5050 domain-containing protein, translating into MKSMKLRRIICFMLSLLLLTAVFNTGTVQAEPGTTGIVYSYLTMLEDNGYIYYIQTLQDSKDSYSYDIYRFNPVTGDKNKIVSSDNGFRSMVVYNNVLYYTSNETDSIEYTTYSISVKGENQQTVSKGTVLYADKKGIYYLVEKDTKKLLYMKSHADKKSVLLYTGNSSFDFIKSIGTTLYFGQYKEATSKIQLLSLKSGNTKPTVLSSLKAEQVSDQSPIISDIISIKGNLYYQFGTYQGSGNFWYGTLVKYSNTEKTTSIIHDNMTTDFLTYSTDKIYFDELGNYSVYYTYNVNTNKLTSSNINYPGTVTIVNKYSYRIKLDEKKYITLSRFTSGTNNKNLVTDFIKIAYTPDSKFDYSAGITALGKYLLIPVECTDYNDPDYGWRGKVISIKWYVADLNGKILADFQ; encoded by the coding sequence ATGAAATCAATGAAGCTCAGAAGAATAATATGCTTTATGCTTTCCCTGCTGCTATTGACAGCAGTGTTTAACACCGGTACTGTACAGGCGGAACCCGGAACAACTGGTATCGTTTATAGTTATCTTACCATGCTGGAGGACAATGGTTATATCTACTATATCCAAACCCTGCAAGACTCCAAAGACAGCTACAGCTACGATATCTATCGTTTCAATCCTGTTACCGGAGATAAGAACAAAATCGTCTCCTCCGACAACGGTTTCCGTTCCATGGTAGTTTATAATAATGTTCTTTACTATACCAGCAATGAGACAGACAGTATAGAATATACTACCTATTCCATCTCTGTAAAGGGGGAGAACCAGCAGACTGTAAGCAAGGGGACCGTATTGTATGCAGATAAGAAGGGTATTTACTACCTTGTAGAAAAAGATACCAAAAAACTGCTTTATATGAAATCACATGCCGATAAGAAGTCTGTCCTGCTATACACCGGTAACAGCAGTTTTGACTTTATAAAAAGCATAGGCACAACCCTTTATTTTGGACAATACAAAGAGGCAACATCAAAGATTCAGCTGTTGTCCTTAAAAAGCGGCAATACCAAACCCACGGTACTCTCTTCCCTTAAAGCGGAGCAGGTTAGCGATCAATCCCCTATTATCTCTGACATTATATCAATTAAAGGAAACCTCTATTACCAGTTTGGAACCTACCAGGGCAGCGGCAACTTCTGGTACGGAACCCTTGTAAAATATAGCAATACAGAAAAGACCACCAGTATTATCCATGATAATATGACTACCGATTTTCTGACCTATAGCACTGATAAGATCTATTTTGATGAGCTGGGTAATTATTCTGTGTATTACACTTATAACGTAAACACGAACAAATTAACATCCTCTAACATTAATTATCCTGGTACTGTCACAATTGTAAACAAATATAGCTACCGGATAAAACTGGATGAAAAGAAATATATAACGTTATCTCGTTTTACATCAGGAACAAATAATAAGAATCTGGTAACTGATTTCATCAAAATAGCTTATACTCCCGACAGCAAGTTTGACTACTCTGCCGGAATCACTGCCTTAGGCAAATATTTGCTGATTCCTGTTGAGTGCACTGATTACAATGATCCTGATTATGGATGGCGTGGAAAAGTAATCAGCATAAAATGGTATGTAGCCGATTTAAACGGAAAGATACTGGCTGATTTCCAATAA
- a CDS encoding ABC transporter ATP-binding protein, with protein sequence MENEKREKVLSIKDLSITFKTSAGEVNVIRGMKLSLYKGETLAIVGESGSGKSVTVKAIMGILSNNGRIDSGSIEFKYYRAKEAVQEDLLKFSKKEMRRRINGKRISMVFQDPMTSLNPTMTIGAQIMEGMIYHYKTSKKEAYKKAVSLLELVGITNPEKRMKNYPHQLSGGMRQRVVIAIALSCDPELLICDEPTTALDVTIQSKILELIKDIQKKTGISVIYITHDLGVVAKVADYVAVMYAGKIVEKGTVDEIFYDPRHPYTWGLLSAMPDLDCEDDKLYTIPGSPPNLLHKIEGDSFAPRNIYALNIDFRKEPPMFRVSDTHYASTWLLHEKAPKLEMPQELRQRIDSMRKEAN encoded by the coding sequence ATGGAAAACGAAAAAAGAGAAAAGGTCCTGTCCATTAAGGATCTATCTATTACCTTTAAAACTTCTGCCGGTGAAGTCAATGTTATCAGGGGCATGAAACTCTCCCTGTATAAAGGGGAGACTCTCGCCATTGTTGGTGAAAGCGGCAGTGGTAAATCCGTTACTGTAAAAGCAATTATGGGTATTTTAAGCAACAACGGACGGATTGATAGCGGAAGCATCGAATTCAAATACTATAGGGCGAAAGAAGCAGTACAGGAAGATTTGCTAAAATTCTCCAAAAAAGAAATGCGCAGACGTATCAACGGCAAACGTATCTCCATGGTGTTTCAGGACCCCATGACTTCGTTAAATCCCACCATGACCATTGGTGCACAGATTATGGAAGGAATGATATACCATTATAAGACATCTAAAAAAGAAGCTTATAAAAAGGCGGTCTCCCTCCTGGAACTGGTAGGCATCACAAATCCCGAAAAGCGCATGAAGAATTATCCCCATCAGCTTTCCGGCGGTATGCGCCAAAGAGTTGTAATTGCCATAGCTCTCTCCTGTGATCCTGAATTACTGATCTGTGATGAACCTACTACTGCTCTGGATGTCACCATTCAGTCCAAGATACTGGAACTGATTAAGGACATTCAGAAAAAGACTGGTATTTCTGTTATTTATATTACCCACGACTTAGGTGTAGTAGCAAAGGTGGCTGATTATGTAGCTGTCATGTATGCCGGTAAAATCGTAGAGAAAGGTACCGTGGATGAAATCTTTTATGATCCACGTCACCCTTATACCTGGGGTCTGTTGTCTGCCATGCCGGATCTTGACTGTGAGGACGACAAGCTCTATACCATACCAGGAAGCCCTCCCAACCTGCTTCACAAGATTGAAGGTGATTCCTTTGCCCCAAGAAATATCTATGCCCTTAACATTGATTTCAGGAAAGAACCTCCCATGTTTCGTGTCAGCGACACACATTATGCTTCAACCTGGCTGCTCCATGAGAAGGCACCCAAACTAGAGATGCCTCAGGAATTACGCCAGAGAATAGACTCTATGCGAAAGGAGGCGAATTAG
- a CDS encoding urease accessory protein UreH domain-containing protein translates to MESTTIHGVLMVEGLKEEDGAKRIEKSLKKHKGVIQAKALLDSSNVYLTYKVEEVSLEELAGVVEALGFQVMNKPAGKRAVQTTQAGNSSSGDSNRVTVVLAIEGMSCGACEMKIEDRLNELEGIEKAKVSYKNANALITYQPKKISQKTIEAEIEKLDYHIGTKENKKAREDKTSISQLLGIGIILLAVFMLQKNTGLFQLVPQINQNMGYGLLFLIGIITSLHCVAMCGGINLSQCVNYGGGESSGTGLTKFKPGILYNGGRVVSYTLIGGIVGALGSVISLSGSARGLVAVVAGVFMVIMGLNMLNIFPALKKIVPRMPKVFRRKLAVSGKSRGPFYIGLLNGLMPCGPLQSMQLYALGTGSFFGGALSMFLFSLGTVPLMFGFGAVAGILNSKYTKKMMKVSAALVMALGVIMLNRGLSLSGIDLVRASGTQEAGNTAKVEAEVQSVTTKLQPGGYEPIVVQKGIPVKWTIQAEKKDINGCNETIIIPAYNIEVTLTEGDNLVEFTPDKSGTVAYSCWMGMIRSSIRVVDDIKDKTAVTAADDTAGQDTASGDSDNGAGGSSGSTSSGLIGNNTSGALSGCCQAPPEGFEDGKIPTDDIAVAKVEDNKQEVTVTVDNNGYSPAVVVLQRGVEAKIKFDGKELNGCNYLVVFPEYQGQLDLTQQTETPWLTITEDFTFQCSMSMLHGYVKVVDDINNINLDEIRNEIDNYTPSDSSLGGCCGPTE, encoded by the coding sequence ATGGAGAGTACGACAATTCACGGAGTACTTATGGTAGAAGGTCTGAAAGAGGAAGACGGTGCCAAACGTATTGAAAAATCTCTTAAGAAACATAAGGGAGTCATACAAGCCAAGGCATTATTAGACAGCTCCAATGTCTATCTTACTTATAAGGTGGAAGAAGTATCCCTTGAGGAACTAGCCGGTGTAGTAGAAGCGCTGGGTTTTCAGGTTATGAACAAGCCAGCGGGAAAAAGGGCGGTTCAGACGACGCAGGCAGGCAACAGCAGTAGTGGTGACAGCAACCGGGTAACGGTAGTGCTTGCCATTGAAGGCATGTCCTGCGGTGCCTGCGAAATGAAAATCGAAGACAGACTGAACGAATTAGAGGGAATAGAAAAAGCTAAAGTTAGCTATAAAAATGCCAATGCCCTGATTACCTATCAGCCAAAAAAAATTAGTCAGAAAACCATTGAAGCAGAAATTGAGAAGTTGGATTATCATATCGGCACAAAAGAAAACAAGAAGGCAAGGGAGGATAAAACCAGCATAAGCCAGCTGTTGGGTATTGGTATCATTCTTCTTGCAGTCTTCATGCTTCAAAAAAATACAGGCTTATTTCAGCTGGTACCTCAGATAAATCAGAATATGGGATATGGTCTGCTATTCTTAATCGGTATCATAACTTCTCTCCATTGCGTTGCTATGTGCGGAGGTATTAACCTGTCCCAATGTGTGAATTATGGCGGAGGAGAAAGCTCTGGAACCGGCCTGACGAAATTTAAGCCGGGTATTTTATATAACGGGGGAAGGGTAGTATCCTATACTCTCATTGGAGGTATTGTAGGTGCTTTAGGTTCTGTCATAAGCCTGTCCGGCTCTGCCAGAGGATTAGTTGCAGTAGTTGCCGGAGTCTTTATGGTAATAATGGGACTAAATATGCTAAATATCTTTCCTGCCTTGAAAAAAATTGTTCCCAGGATGCCAAAGGTATTCCGCAGAAAATTAGCGGTTTCCGGTAAAAGCAGAGGGCCGTTTTATATCGGACTCTTGAATGGTCTAATGCCCTGCGGTCCTTTACAGTCCATGCAGCTGTATGCTCTGGGTACGGGAAGTTTTTTTGGAGGAGCCTTATCCATGTTCTTATTCAGCCTGGGAACGGTACCTCTGATGTTTGGCTTTGGTGCCGTTGCAGGTATCTTAAACAGTAAATACACAAAGAAAATGATGAAGGTCAGCGCGGCTCTGGTAATGGCATTAGGAGTTATTATGTTAAACAGGGGGCTGAGCTTATCAGGAATCGATCTGGTCCGTGCATCCGGCACACAGGAGGCAGGTAACACAGCAAAGGTAGAGGCAGAGGTGCAGTCCGTCACGACCAAATTACAGCCAGGTGGTTACGAACCCATTGTAGTGCAGAAAGGTATTCCTGTTAAATGGACCATACAGGCAGAAAAAAAGGATATTAACGGTTGTAATGAGACGATTATCATACCTGCCTATAACATAGAAGTGACCCTTACAGAAGGAGATAACCTGGTAGAGTTTACCCCGGATAAGAGTGGGACAGTAGCTTATTCCTGCTGGATGGGAATGATTCGTTCAAGCATAAGAGTAGTTGATGACATAAAAGATAAGACAGCTGTTACAGCGGCAGATGATACTGCCGGCCAGGATACAGCTTCAGGAGACAGTGACAATGGAGCGGGAGGCAGCAGTGGTTCAACAAGCAGCGGGCTAATCGGGAATAACACCTCCGGAGCCTTAAGCGGCTGTTGTCAGGCACCGCCGGAGGGCTTTGAAGATGGAAAGATTCCTACGGATGATATCGCCGTTGCCAAGGTTGAAGATAATAAACAGGAAGTAACGGTAACAGTAGATAATAACGGCTACTCCCCGGCAGTAGTTGTATTACAAAGAGGCGTAGAAGCCAAGATAAAGTTTGACGGAAAAGAGCTGAACGGCTGTAATTATCTGGTGGTATTTCCTGAATATCAGGGACAGCTGGATCTCACACAGCAGACGGAGACCCCCTGGCTAACCATTACAGAGGATTTTACCTTCCAATGCAGTATGAGTATGCTTCATGGTTACGTGAAGGTGGTAGATGATATAAATAACATAAACCTGGATGAAATCAGAAATGAAATTGATAACTACACACCCAGCGATTCTTCTCTTGGCGGCTGCTGCGGCCCAACGGAGTAA
- a CDS encoding ABC transporter permease, with protein MKKYIIKRVAISVVTLLVILLILFLMLEFMPGSPFNDEKLNAAQKTMLNKKYGLDKPMLVRFINYIKAMLSGDFGVSYTISKNTPITSLLETRLPISLRLGGQAILIGTAVGLVLGLIAAIKHNTIFDTITTVISVLGVSLPSYVFAMALIYSLGFRLKWFPLLYQAEMPFKSSVLPTISLCMFTIATVARFTRTEMLEVLGSDYMLLAESKGINSFRLIFKHALRNGLIPIITVLAPLVVGLMTGSLVIEKLFSIPGIGSLLVSAIQSNDYNVVVALTFIYSLMYIGIMLVVDILYGIIDPRIRLAKGGSNE; from the coding sequence GTGAAAAAATATATAATAAAAAGGGTTGCCATATCCGTTGTTACTTTATTGGTTATATTACTGATATTGTTCTTAATGCTCGAATTTATGCCCGGTTCACCTTTTAATGACGAGAAATTAAATGCCGCACAAAAGACAATGCTAAATAAAAAATACGGTCTGGATAAGCCGATGCTGGTTCGCTTTATAAATTATATCAAAGCAATGCTTTCCGGCGATTTCGGAGTATCCTATACTATTTCAAAAAACACCCCCATAACCTCCCTTCTAGAGACCAGACTTCCCATTTCCTTAAGACTGGGCGGTCAGGCAATACTTATCGGTACGGCTGTGGGTTTGGTGCTCGGCCTAATTGCTGCCATAAAACACAACACCATCTTTGATACCATTACTACGGTTATCTCTGTACTTGGTGTAAGTCTTCCTTCTTACGTATTTGCAATGGCTTTAATATACAGCCTGGGCTTTCGTTTAAAATGGTTCCCTCTTTTGTATCAGGCGGAAATGCCGTTTAAATCCTCCGTACTGCCAACGATTTCCCTTTGCATGTTTACCATTGCCACCGTTGCCAGATTCACCAGAACCGAAATGCTGGAGGTCCTTGGTTCTGATTATATGCTGTTAGCTGAGAGCAAGGGTATTAACAGTTTCAGACTGATCTTTAAACATGCCCTTCGAAACGGACTCATTCCTATCATAACAGTATTAGCCCCTCTGGTAGTGGGTCTTATGACCGGAAGCTTGGTTATAGAAAAGCTTTTTTCAATTCCAGGTATCGGAAGCCTTCTTGTATCCGCCATACAATCCAATGACTACAATGTCGTTGTGGCACTTACCTTTATCTATAGTTTAATGTATATTGGCATAATGCTTGTAGTGGATATTCTCTATGGAATAATTGATCCCAGAATCAGACTGGCTAAGGGAGGTAGCAATGAATAA
- a CDS encoding ABC transporter permease — MNNTKIDTEFLPDDFELFGSEKISRVDETYASQSYWQDILNRFVKNKGAVAGLIGILFVILMAVTGPVISGRTYSDQNITHQNLAPRIQGLEKIGILDGSENMHTSAGTVKQNKYIAADGATVTGLEKVYYWFGTDVLGRDIFTRTWVGTRISLYIALVAVLVDMCFGMVYGLISGYFGGKVDMFLQRFSEILNGIPTLVIVTLLILVFRPGLLTITLALAITGWIGMSKIARAQVLKLKEQEFILASKTLGARDFFIIFKEILPNIFGQLIVMSMFSIPNAIFTEAFLAFIGLGVPQPLASLGTLISDAFKSFTTHPYMIVFPVIVLGIIMLSFNLMADGLRDAFDPKMKEV, encoded by the coding sequence ATGAATAATACCAAAATAGATACAGAATTTTTACCCGATGATTTCGAACTCTTTGGCAGCGAGAAAATCTCAAGAGTAGACGAAACCTACGCCAGCCAGTCCTATTGGCAGGATATTTTAAACCGATTTGTGAAGAACAAAGGAGCCGTAGCAGGCCTTATCGGAATCTTATTCGTAATTTTAATGGCTGTTACCGGACCGGTTATCAGCGGACGCACCTACTCCGACCAGAATATCACCCATCAGAATCTGGCACCCAGAATACAGGGGCTTGAGAAAATCGGTATACTGGACGGCTCTGAGAATATGCATACTTCTGCCGGTACTGTAAAACAGAACAAATACATAGCAGCAGATGGTGCCACCGTTACCGGACTTGAAAAGGTCTATTACTGGTTTGGAACTGATGTGCTTGGCCGCGATATTTTTACAAGAACCTGGGTGGGGACACGAATCTCCCTTTATATTGCTTTGGTAGCCGTGTTAGTGGACATGTGCTTTGGTATGGTATATGGTCTTATCTCCGGATACTTTGGCGGTAAGGTGGATATGTTCCTGCAGCGTTTTTCAGAGATACTTAACGGTATCCCTACCCTTGTAATCGTAACCCTGCTGATTCTGGTATTCAGACCAGGCCTGTTAACAATAACTCTGGCACTTGCCATTACAGGCTGGATTGGTATGAGTAAGATAGCAAGAGCTCAGGTGTTAAAGCTCAAGGAACAGGAATTTATCTTAGCCTCCAAGACTCTGGGAGCCAGAGATTTCTTTATTATCTTTAAGGAAATACTCCCCAATATCTTTGGTCAGCTGATTGTTATGTCCATGTTCTCCATTCCCAATGCCATATTTACAGAAGCTTTCCTGGCATTTATAGGACTTGGTGTGCCACAGCCTTTGGCCTCCCTTGGAACGCTTATCAGTGATGCCTTTAAATCCTTTACCACTCATCCCTACATGATTGTCTTCCCGGTAATCGTTCTTGGAATCATTATGTTAAGCTTTAATCTTATGGCAGACGGTTTGAGAGATGCCTTTGATCCGAAGATGAAGGAGGTGTAA
- a CDS encoding peptide ABC transporter substrate-binding protein has product MKKAKRLMALLFSVILVLSLAACGGKNTNTGSDSAATDTPAATEGTGETGTDTAAGGNVLNVQFDVEVASLDPQIATDGTSFEVLADVTEGLYTIDASGLPVLAIAEGVQKSDDGLTYTFTLKDAKWSNGTPVTAKDFVFSWRRLVDPTVASEYSFIAEIANIKNASAIIAGEKGIEELGVTAKDDKTLEVQLDVPVPFFESLLAFPSFLPVNEEFFTQAGDSYATSPDTILSNGAFKLTAYEPAATTITLVKNPDYWDADKVSLDGIQYQVIKDSQTAVLSYQNGDLDVVTLSGEQVEQFQADPEFHSIMAGYLWYISPNQKVAGLENLNLRKALSLAYDKAAIVNNILKDGSIVADFAVPTLLATGPDGKDFRETAGTYPTTDKVKALEYWEAAKAELGVSEYKYSMVVEDTESAQNVAQFIQQEIQTTLPGITVTIETMPKKNRVERMQSGDFELGLTRWGPDYSDPMTYLDMWITGSPNNYGFWSNTEYDSIIDSAKKGELALDPTARWEALKKAEGIVMDDAVIFPIYQKGDAVLYKSGVEGIEFHSVGINRVFKNTTKK; this is encoded by the coding sequence GTGAAAAAAGCAAAAAGATTAATGGCATTACTCTTCTCCGTTATTCTGGTATTATCCTTAGCTGCCTGCGGCGGCAAGAATACCAATACGGGATCAGACAGTGCCGCAACAGACACGCCTGCTGCAACAGAGGGAACAGGCGAGACCGGCACAGATACAGCTGCCGGCGGTAATGTATTAAATGTACAATTTGATGTAGAGGTTGCTTCCCTGGATCCCCAGATTGCAACAGACGGTACATCCTTTGAAGTATTGGCGGATGTGACAGAGGGGCTCTACACCATTGATGCTTCCGGACTTCCGGTGCTGGCCATTGCAGAAGGCGTACAGAAAAGCGATGATGGCCTTACATATACCTTCACCTTAAAAGATGCGAAATGGTCCAACGGTACACCCGTTACTGCCAAAGACTTTGTATTCTCCTGGAGAAGACTGGTAGATCCTACCGTAGCAAGTGAATATTCTTTCATTGCTGAAATTGCAAATATCAAAAATGCTTCTGCTATTATCGCAGGAGAAAAGGGTATTGAAGAGCTGGGTGTGACCGCAAAAGATGATAAGACCCTGGAGGTTCAGCTGGATGTCCCGGTTCCTTTCTTCGAATCTTTACTTGCTTTCCCTTCCTTCTTACCTGTTAACGAAGAATTTTTTACGCAGGCAGGTGACAGCTATGCCACTTCTCCTGATACGATATTAAGCAACGGTGCCTTTAAGCTTACCGCTTATGAGCCTGCTGCGACAACAATTACCTTAGTTAAGAACCCTGATTACTGGGATGCCGACAAAGTATCCTTAGACGGAATCCAGTATCAGGTTATCAAAGATTCCCAAACAGCTGTATTATCCTATCAGAACGGTGACCTGGACGTTGTGACACTTTCCGGTGAACAGGTGGAACAGTTCCAGGCTGACCCTGAATTCCACAGCATTATGGCCGGATATTTATGGTATATCTCTCCCAACCAGAAGGTTGCAGGACTTGAGAACCTAAATCTTCGTAAGGCATTATCTTTAGCCTATGACAAAGCAGCAATTGTGAACAACATCTTAAAGGATGGTTCCATTGTAGCTGATTTCGCTGTTCCAACCCTTCTTGCTACAGGTCCTGACGGCAAGGATTTCCGCGAAACCGCCGGCACCTACCCTACAACAGACAAAGTAAAAGCTCTGGAATACTGGGAAGCTGCAAAAGCGGAACTTGGTGTAAGTGAATACAAATATTCCATGGTAGTTGAAGATACGGAATCCGCACAAAATGTAGCACAGTTTATCCAGCAGGAAATTCAGACGACTTTACCCGGTATCACTGTTACCATCGAGACAATGCCTAAGAAAAACCGTGTGGAAAGAATGCAGTCCGGTGATTTTGAGCTTGGCCTTACACGCTGGGGTCCTGACTATTCCGATCCTATGACCTACCTTGACATGTGGATTACCGGAAGCCCGAACAACTATGGTTTCTGGTCCAATACCGAATACGATTCCATTATTGATTCTGCCAAGAAAGGCGAGCTTGCCTTAGACCCCACTGCAAGATGGGAAGCACTTAAAAAAGCCGAAGGCATTGTTATGGATGATGCCGTAATCTTCCCTATCTATCAGAAAGGTGATGCCGTATTATATAAGAGTGGTGTTGAAGGTATTGAGTTCCACTCCGTAGGCATTAACCGTGTTTTCAAAAACACCACCAAGAAATAA
- a CDS encoding ABC transporter ATP-binding protein, with the protein MSEPLLVVKDLKQHFRINRKFTVKAVDGVSFVLNPGETYGLVGESGSGKSTIGRSIIRLYEPTAGEVLFNGVNISGKLSAKETTHLRTKMQMIFQDPMACLNPRKKVIDIIAQGLDIHRMYHSLEERKEKVYHILDMVGLSREHANRYPHQFSGGQRQRIGIARALIMNPDLIIADEAISALDVSIQAQVINLMKDIQQQTGTAYLFIAHDLSMVKYISDRIGVLHLGHMVETGTKEEIFSNPIHPYTKSLLSAIPHANPKMEKSRVALAYDYGSSGIDYSKGVQQHVGGLHYVLSTDEELKGWK; encoded by the coding sequence ATGTCCGAACCTTTACTGGTCGTTAAAGACCTAAAGCAACATTTCAGGATCAACCGCAAATTTACCGTAAAGGCTGTGGATGGTGTTTCCTTTGTTCTCAATCCCGGTGAGACCTATGGACTGGTAGGTGAGTCCGGAAGCGGAAAATCCACTATCGGGCGCTCCATTATTCGCCTTTATGAACCAACGGCAGGTGAAGTATTGTTTAATGGAGTGAATATTTCCGGTAAACTCTCTGCCAAAGAAACCACACACTTAAGAACGAAGATGCAAATGATTTTTCAAGACCCTATGGCCTGCCTGAACCCTCGCAAAAAAGTAATTGATATTATAGCCCAGGGGTTGGATATTCATCGCATGTATCATTCTCTGGAAGAAAGAAAAGAAAAGGTTTATCACATTCTTGATATGGTGGGTCTGTCCAGAGAACATGCCAACCGTTACCCCCATCAGTTCTCCGGGGGGCAGAGACAGCGTATTGGTATTGCCAGAGCCTTGATTATGAATCCGGATCTGATTATAGCAGACGAAGCCATCAGTGCTTTGGATGTTTCTATTCAGGCACAGGTAATCAACCTGATGAAGGATATACAGCAGCAGACCGGTACTGCTTATCTGTTTATTGCTCATGACCTATCCATGGTTAAGTATATCTCAGACCGTATCGGGGTATTGCATTTAGGTCATATGGTGGAAACCGGTACAAAAGAGGAGATTTTCTCAAATCCGATTCATCCTTATACCAAGTCCTTGTTATCGGCGATACCACATGCCAATCCCAAAATGGAAAAAAGCAGAGTTGCCCTTGCTTATGATTATGGTAGCAGTGGGATTGATTACAGCAAAGGGGTTCAACAGCATGTGGGGGGACTGCATTATGTGCTGTCTACTGATGAGGAGTTAAAGGGGTGGAAATGA